One segment of Rhodanobacter thiooxydans DNA contains the following:
- a CDS encoding ABC transporter permease, with the protein MQLRHVLAALPRHKLVCLLVAVEIAVAFAILCNAIFIIRGRVQQMQITTGIAEDGLIYIHNDGVGDDANAPLVARNLAALRGLGGVQSAVAMFPLPLENMSINFRPWLTPDMKLRGPAVGMFVGTPGYLDTLGLKIVQGRDFNDAEYDGMVQTWKTLSPAAIVTRDLADKLWPGQNPIGKTFWRSPSRGYTVVGVVERLVRGYLRKDFVPEYSAMFPVRPVSFVSSLYVMRVAPSDRDRLLRESSDLLLKLNPDMLIDASGSYADMRADYFRQDASLVWLLALVCVAMLLVTALGIAGLANFWVQQRGRSIGIRRAIGATRGDILRYFQAENFLIVGFGIALGVLLAFVLNLLLMTHYELPRLPLSYLPVGALVLWGLGQLAVLGPALRAAAVPPVVATRST; encoded by the coding sequence ATGCAGCTACGCCATGTCCTTGCCGCATTGCCCCGACACAAGCTGGTCTGCCTGCTGGTGGCGGTCGAGATCGCGGTGGCCTTCGCGATCCTGTGCAACGCGATCTTCATCATCCGCGGACGCGTGCAGCAGATGCAGATCACCACCGGCATTGCCGAGGACGGCTTGATCTACATCCACAACGACGGCGTCGGCGATGACGCCAATGCGCCGCTGGTCGCCCGCAACCTGGCGGCGCTGCGCGGCCTGGGCGGCGTGCAGTCCGCGGTGGCGATGTTCCCGTTGCCGCTGGAGAACATGTCGATCAATTTCCGGCCGTGGCTGACCCCGGACATGAAGCTGCGCGGCCCGGCTGTCGGCATGTTCGTCGGCACACCGGGTTACCTGGACACGCTGGGGTTGAAGATCGTGCAGGGCCGCGATTTCAACGACGCGGAATACGACGGCATGGTTCAGACCTGGAAGACGCTGTCGCCAGCGGCGATCGTCACCCGCGACCTTGCCGACAAGCTGTGGCCCGGACAGAACCCGATCGGCAAGACATTCTGGCGCAGCCCGAGCCGCGGCTACACCGTGGTCGGCGTGGTCGAGCGGCTGGTGCGCGGCTACCTGCGCAAGGACTTCGTGCCGGAATACTCGGCGATGTTCCCGGTCAGGCCGGTGTCTTTCGTGTCGTCGCTCTACGTGATGCGGGTGGCGCCGTCCGATCGCGACCGGCTGCTGCGCGAGTCCTCGGACCTGCTGCTGAAACTCAACCCGGACATGCTGATCGACGCCAGCGGCAGCTATGCCGACATGCGTGCGGATTATTTCCGCCAGGACGCGTCGCTGGTGTGGCTGCTGGCCCTGGTCTGCGTGGCAATGCTGCTGGTGACCGCACTGGGCATCGCCGGGCTGGCCAATTTCTGGGTGCAGCAGCGTGGCCGCAGCATCGGCATACGGCGGGCCATCGGTGCCACCCGTGGCGACATCCTGCGCTACTTCCAGGCCGAGAATTTCCTGATCGTCGGTTTCGGCATCGCGCTGGGCGTGCTGCTGGCCTTCGTGCTCAACCTGCTGCTGATGACGCACTACGAACTGCCGCGCCTGCCGCTGTCCTACCTGCCGGTCGGCGCGCTGGTGCTGTGGGGGCTGGGGCAACTGGCGGTGCTCGGCCCGGCGTTACGCGCGGCGGCGGTGCCGCCGGTGGTGGCGACGCGGTCGACATGA
- a CDS encoding sigma-54-dependent transcriptional regulator gives MRTVLIIDDNPAVGEALSLALSLHEIRPLAALTPDEGLLALEREAVDVVIQDMNFTADTTSGEEGVALFRAIRERHPDLPVILLTAWTHLETAVELVKAGAADYLAKPWDDNKLLATVENLLELSESTREVARSRLERRQRREHLRSKFDLDGLVFASEAMGRTLNLACQVARSDVPVLITGPNGTGKERIAAIVHANSAVKRGPFVAVNCGALPGELIEAELFGAEAGAYTGANKAREGRFELADGGTLFLDEIGNLPLPGQMKLLRVLETGQFERLGSGKTRQAKVRVLSATNADLKAMIQAGTFREDLYYRLNVIEVNLPPLSERNDDILPLAEFFLDGRAELGDAAREAMLAYPWPGNVRELKNAIERASLLAGGQPITPELLNLPQYVAMAPAARNLDEPSREAVESALHKADGVVSRAAQSLGLSRQALYRRMERYGLATTA, from the coding sequence ATGCGAACCGTACTGATCATCGACGACAACCCGGCCGTGGGCGAGGCGCTTTCGCTGGCCTTGTCGCTGCACGAGATCCGCCCGCTCGCCGCGCTGACGCCCGACGAAGGCCTGCTCGCGCTGGAGCGCGAGGCGGTCGACGTGGTGATCCAGGACATGAACTTCACCGCCGACACCACCTCGGGCGAGGAGGGCGTGGCGCTGTTCCGCGCGATCCGCGAGCGCCATCCGGACCTGCCGGTGATCCTGCTGACCGCGTGGACGCACCTGGAGACCGCGGTGGAGCTGGTCAAGGCCGGCGCCGCCGATTACCTGGCCAAGCCGTGGGACGACAACAAGCTGCTGGCCACGGTGGAGAACCTGCTGGAGCTGTCCGAGTCGACCCGCGAGGTGGCGCGCAGCCGGCTTGAGCGCCGCCAGCGGCGTGAGCACCTGCGCAGCAAGTTCGACCTCGATGGCCTGGTGTTCGCCTCCGAGGCGATGGGGCGCACGCTCAACCTGGCCTGCCAGGTGGCCCGTTCCGACGTGCCGGTGCTGATCACCGGTCCCAACGGCACCGGCAAGGAGCGCATCGCGGCGATCGTGCATGCGAACTCAGCGGTGAAGCGCGGCCCGTTCGTGGCGGTGAACTGCGGCGCGCTGCCCGGCGAACTGATCGAGGCGGAGCTGTTCGGCGCCGAGGCCGGCGCGTACACCGGTGCCAACAAGGCGCGCGAAGGGCGTTTCGAGCTGGCCGACGGCGGCACGCTGTTCCTGGACGAGATCGGCAACCTGCCGCTGCCCGGCCAGATGAAGCTGCTGCGCGTGCTGGAGACCGGTCAGTTCGAGCGGCTCGGTTCCGGCAAGACGCGGCAGGCCAAGGTGCGCGTGTTGAGCGCGACCAACGCCGACCTCAAGGCAATGATCCAGGCCGGCACCTTCCGCGAGGACCTGTACTACCGGCTCAACGTGATCGAGGTGAACCTGCCGCCGCTGAGCGAGCGCAACGACGACATCCTGCCGCTGGCCGAATTTTTCCTGGACGGTCGCGCCGAGCTCGGCGACGCCGCGCGCGAGGCCATGCTGGCCTACCCGTGGCCGGGCAATGTGCGCGAGCTGAAGAACGCGATCGAGCGCGCATCGCTGCTGGCCGGGGGCCAGCCGATCACCCCCGAGCTGCTGAACCTGCCGCAGTACGTGGCGATGGCCCCGGCGGCACGAAATCTGGACGAGCCCAGCCGCGAGGCGGTGGAAAGCGCACTGCACAAGGCCGATGGCGTGGTCAGCCGCGCGGCACAGAGCCTGGGCCTCTCGCGCCAGGCGCTGTATCGGCGGATGGAGCGCTACGGCCTGGCAACCACGGCTTGA
- a CDS encoding sensor histidine kinase — protein MWRRLNSLQGRLTFLLAVAGLAGALVYAGVTQWPLPQLLLWLHKDLSLSIRAPMQLGIYGGLLASVVVLLPLSFWLAGRVMAPVSRLLRALEGAVASYRDGDFSFSIAVNRRDELGELIRMHNALGQTLREQRQHLVQRELLLDTVVQNTPVALVLTDAIGKVAYANIASRHLFNEGRSLVGLDFAELLAEAPEALRKAVESGEDALLSVEMDGSEETFHLSQRAFRLQGRPHRLHLFRRMTRELSRQEVATWKRVIRVISHELNNSLAPITSLAHSGAELARRGQLERLPGVFATIGERALHLHRFIAGYASFAKLPTPQPVDIAWKPFLDGLALHCQYRLATPAPQRPGHFDAVQVEQVLINLIKNAHESGGPADEVTLSIQDVGNELRIEVADRGPGMSETVLAQALLPFYSTKRSGTGLGLALAREITEAHGGRVLLANREGGGLRVSLRLPQSR, from the coding sequence ATGTGGCGTCGCCTGAATTCGCTGCAGGGGCGCCTGACCTTTTTGCTGGCGGTGGCCGGCCTGGCCGGCGCGCTGGTCTATGCCGGCGTCACCCAGTGGCCGCTGCCGCAGTTGCTGCTGTGGCTGCACAAGGACCTGTCGCTGTCGATCCGCGCGCCGATGCAGCTGGGCATCTACGGCGGCCTGCTGGCCAGCGTGGTGGTGCTGCTGCCACTGTCGTTCTGGCTGGCCGGTCGGGTGATGGCGCCGGTGAGTCGGCTGCTGCGCGCGCTGGAAGGCGCGGTGGCCAGCTACCGCGACGGTGATTTCAGCTTCTCGATCGCGGTGAACCGGCGCGACGAGCTGGGTGAGCTGATCCGCATGCACAACGCGCTGGGCCAGACCCTGCGCGAGCAGCGCCAGCACCTGGTGCAGCGTGAGCTGCTGCTCGACACGGTGGTGCAGAACACCCCGGTGGCGCTGGTGCTGACCGATGCGATCGGCAAGGTGGCCTACGCCAACATCGCCTCGCGGCACCTGTTCAACGAAGGCCGCAGCCTGGTCGGGCTGGACTTCGCCGAACTGCTGGCCGAGGCGCCCGAGGCGCTGCGCAAGGCGGTGGAGAGCGGCGAGGATGCCCTGCTCAGCGTGGAGATGGACGGCAGCGAGGAAACCTTCCACCTGTCGCAGCGCGCGTTCCGGCTGCAGGGCCGGCCGCACCGACTGCACCTGTTCCGGCGCATGACGCGCGAGCTGTCGCGGCAGGAAGTGGCGACCTGGAAGCGGGTGATCCGGGTGATCAGCCACGAGCTCAACAACTCGCTGGCGCCGATCACCTCGCTGGCGCACTCCGGCGCGGAGCTGGCCCGCCGCGGCCAGCTCGAGCGGTTGCCCGGCGTGTTCGCCACCATCGGCGAGCGCGCGCTGCACCTGCACCGCTTCATCGCCGGCTACGCCAGCTTCGCCAAGCTGCCCACGCCACAGCCGGTGGACATCGCGTGGAAGCCGTTTCTGGATGGGCTGGCGTTGCATTGCCAGTACCGCCTGGCAACACCGGCGCCGCAACGACCGGGGCATTTCGATGCAGTGCAGGTCGAGCAGGTGCTGATCAACCTGATCAAGAACGCGCACGAGTCGGGTGGGCCGGCGGACGAGGTCACGCTGTCGATCCAGGATGTCGGCAACGAGTTGCGCATCGAGGTGGCCGACCGCGGCCCCGGCATGAGCGAGACGGTGCTGGCGCAGGCATTGCTGCCGTTCTATTCGACCAAGCGTTCCGGCACCGGCCTGGGCCTGGCGCTGGCACGCGAGATCACCGAGGCGCACGGCGGCCGTGTGCTGCTGGCCAACCGCGAGGGCGGCGGCCTGCGGGTGAGCCTGCGCCTGCCGCAGTCGCGCTAG
- a CDS encoding SPFH domain-containing protein, whose amino-acid sequence MGQLLALVIVAVVVIGVAKLVRIVPQGFEWTVETFGKYTRTLSPGLHFLIPIYQAVGRKINMMEQVLDVPSQDVITKDNAVVRVDGVVFYQVLDASKAAYEVSNLEQASLALIMTNIRTVLGSMDLDESLSQRDAINAKLLKVVDEATHPWGVKVNRIEIKDIAPPRDLVDAMARQMKAEREKRANILDAEGFRQAAILKAEGEKQSVILAAEGEKEAAFRAAEARERSAEAEAKATTMVSDAIANGNVNALNYFVANNYVEALKAMAASPNQKMLLLPIEATGVIGALAGIGELAKESLGQQQKTAAIQPPLR is encoded by the coding sequence ATGGGACAGCTTCTCGCGTTGGTCATCGTGGCCGTCGTCGTCATCGGCGTGGCCAAGCTGGTGCGCATCGTGCCGCAGGGTTTCGAGTGGACGGTGGAGACATTCGGCAAGTACACCCGCACGCTCAGCCCCGGGCTGCATTTCCTGATCCCGATCTACCAGGCGGTCGGGCGCAAGATCAACATGATGGAACAGGTGCTGGATGTGCCCAGCCAGGACGTCATCACCAAGGACAATGCCGTCGTGCGCGTCGACGGCGTGGTGTTCTACCAGGTGCTCGACGCCTCCAAGGCCGCCTACGAGGTGTCCAACCTGGAGCAGGCGTCGCTGGCGCTGATCATGACCAATATCCGCACCGTGCTCGGCTCGATGGACCTGGACGAGTCGCTGAGCCAGCGTGATGCAATCAACGCGAAGCTGCTCAAGGTGGTGGACGAGGCGACCCACCCGTGGGGCGTCAAGGTCAACCGCATCGAGATCAAGGATATCGCGCCGCCGCGCGACCTGGTCGATGCGATGGCGCGGCAGATGAAGGCCGAGCGCGAGAAGCGCGCGAACATCCTCGATGCCGAGGGCTTCCGCCAGGCGGCGATCCTCAAGGCCGAGGGCGAGAAGCAGTCGGTGATCCTGGCCGCCGAGGGCGAGAAGGAAGCGGCGTTCCGTGCCGCCGAGGCGCGCGAGCGTTCGGCCGAGGCCGAGGCGAAGGCGACCACGATGGTGTCCGACGCGATTGCCAACGGCAATGTCAACGCGCTGAACTACTTCGTCGCCAACAACTACGTCGAGGCGCTGAAGGCGATGGCCGCCTCGCCGAACCAGAAGATGCTGCTGCTGCCGATCGAGGCCACCGGCGTGATCGGCGCACTGGCCGGCATCGGCGAGCTGGCGAAGGAATCGCTCGGCCAGCAGCAGAAGACCGCGGCGATCCAGCCGCCGCTGCGCTGA
- a CDS encoding NfeD family protein, protein MWELSTHYLWWILALLLIAGELLLPGYFLLWIGLAAAAMGVVLWIDPTLGLLVQAVLFGLLAFAACVGYARWLRPRLERRAPGGERLNRRAEQLIGQRYQLIEPIVNGRGKARVGDGQWLVSGPDLPLGATVEVVAVEGTTLQVRAAA, encoded by the coding sequence ATGTGGGAGCTATCGACGCATTATCTGTGGTGGATCCTGGCGCTGCTGCTGATCGCCGGCGAGTTGCTGCTGCCCGGTTACTTCCTGCTGTGGATCGGACTGGCTGCTGCCGCGATGGGCGTGGTGCTGTGGATCGATCCGACGCTGGGCCTGCTGGTGCAGGCGGTGCTGTTCGGCCTGCTCGCGTTTGCCGCGTGCGTGGGTTATGCCCGCTGGCTGCGGCCGCGGCTTGAACGCCGCGCGCCCGGTGGCGAGCGCCTGAACCGCCGCGCCGAGCAGTTGATCGGTCAGCGCTACCAGCTGATCGAGCCGATCGTCAACGGCCGTGGCAAGGCCCGCGTGGGCGACGGCCAGTGGCTGGTCAGCGGGCCGGACCTGCCGCTGGGCGCCACGGTGGAGGTGGTTGCGGTGGAAGGCACCACGCTGCAGGTGCGCGCTGCGGCATGA
- a CDS encoding threonine/serine ThrE exporter family protein: MSAGDAISPQQFATTAPATRIAFVLELARRLHQYGTSAPRLEMAIAGAAQRLGLSADVWSSPTAIIISFADLAQGEEGVAQTTQVMRLAPGEVNLERLCQADDIADRAIAGELGLREGFRLLRELGRPDTRREKIGSIASYGLSAASIAALFLHSSWVDLVVAGVIGAGIGGITLLAGSRPRLAVASDAICALVATTVAIVVSALVVPLAIRSVVLASLIILVPGMSLTNAVREISSGHLVSGMARMGGAMSTLLKLTFGTIAATQLCAAVGITARDFALPALPAWTDYPALLVAAIAFAILFRAARRDWPVVIVAVVVGYLATRWGGAISGSLPGAPVGVFLGGLLLGALANVYARFAHRPGAVIREPGILLLVPGSVGFRSVSFLLERDTTLSVDTGLLLVTLLVSLVAGLMFGDLLVSPRRSL; the protein is encoded by the coding sequence ATGAGCGCGGGCGACGCCATCAGTCCACAGCAGTTCGCCACCACCGCGCCGGCCACGCGCATTGCATTCGTGCTGGAACTGGCGCGGCGGCTGCACCAGTACGGCACCTCGGCGCCGCGGCTGGAAATGGCGATCGCCGGCGCGGCGCAGCGGCTGGGACTGTCCGCCGACGTCTGGTCCAGCCCCACCGCAATCATCATCTCGTTCGCCGATCTGGCCCAGGGTGAGGAAGGCGTGGCGCAGACCACTCAGGTGATGCGGCTGGCACCCGGCGAGGTGAACCTGGAGCGGCTGTGCCAGGCCGACGACATCGCCGACCGCGCGATCGCCGGCGAGCTGGGCTTGCGCGAGGGCTTCCGCCTGCTGCGCGAGCTGGGCCGGCCCGACACGCGGCGCGAGAAGATCGGCTCGATCGCCAGCTACGGGCTGTCCGCGGCCAGCATCGCGGCGCTGTTCCTGCACAGTTCCTGGGTGGACCTGGTGGTGGCCGGTGTGATCGGTGCGGGCATCGGCGGGATCACCCTGCTGGCCGGTAGCCGGCCGCGGCTGGCGGTGGCCAGTGATGCGATCTGCGCGCTGGTGGCGACCACGGTGGCGATCGTGGTGAGTGCACTGGTGGTGCCGCTGGCGATCAGGTCGGTGGTGCTGGCCAGCCTGATCATCCTGGTGCCGGGCATGTCGCTGACCAACGCGGTGCGCGAGATCTCCAGCGGGCACCTGGTGTCCGGCATGGCGCGCATGGGCGGCGCCATGTCGACCCTGCTCAAGCTCACCTTCGGCACCATCGCGGCGACCCAGCTGTGCGCCGCGGTGGGCATCACGGCACGTGACTTCGCGCTGCCGGCACTGCCGGCCTGGACTGATTACCCGGCGCTGCTGGTCGCGGCGATCGCGTTCGCCATCCTGTTCCGCGCCGCCCGGCGCGACTGGCCGGTGGTGATCGTGGCGGTGGTAGTGGGCTATCTGGCCACGCGCTGGGGCGGAGCGATCTCCGGCTCGCTGCCGGGCGCACCGGTGGGGGTGTTCCTGGGCGGGTTGCTGCTGGGCGCGCTGGCGAACGTCTACGCGCGCTTCGCGCACCGCCCGGGTGCGGTCATCCGCGAGCCGGGCATCCTGTTGCTGGTGCCGGGCAGCGTGGGCTTTCGCAGCGTGTCGTTTCTGCTCGAACGCGATACCACGCTGAGCGTGGATACCGGCCTGCTGCTGGTGACCCTGCTGGTGTCGCTGGTGGCGGGGCTGATGTTCGGCGACCTGCTGGTTTCGCCCCGGAGATCTCTTTAA
- a CDS encoding H-NS family nucleoid-associated regulatory protein produces MAVDIKNLNHNQLNDLISKAQVRQNELRKEKVVKLREKVHALIKAEGYTFEDIFGSARGKAKRSTGTVAPKYRNPANPAQTWSGRGKRPHWFNDALKAGKKEKDLAI; encoded by the coding sequence ATGGCCGTCGACATCAAGAACCTCAATCACAACCAGCTCAACGACCTGATCAGCAAGGCGCAGGTTCGCCAGAATGAACTGCGCAAGGAAAAAGTCGTCAAGCTGCGCGAGAAAGTGCATGCGCTGATCAAAGCCGAGGGTTATACCTTCGAAGACATCTTCGGCAGCGCGCGCGGCAAGGCCAAGCGCAGCACCGGCACGGTGGCGCCGAAATACCGCAACCCGGCCAATCCCGCGCAGACCTGGTCCGGCCGCGGCAAGCGTCCGCACTGGTTCAACGACGCATTGAAGGCCGGCAAGAAGGAAAAGGATCTGGCGATCTGA
- a CDS encoding proline--tRNA ligase, which produces MRLSQFHLATVKEVPADAEIASHRLMLRAGMIRKLASGLYTWSPLGLRVLRKVENIVREEMDRAGAIEMLMPSVQPRELWEETGRWEKFGGQLLKIKDRKGQEFCYGPTHEEVVTDFARNELKSYKQLPVNFYQIQTKFRDEIRPRFGVMRAREFLMKDAYSFHLTQESLAETYAAMYQAYVRIFTRLGLTFRAVQADTGAIGGNASHEFQVLADSGEDAIAFSDGSDYAANLEKAEALAPSAARPAPAAALVRVDTPTQKTIEDVAAFLKVSPQQCVKTLLVRGRDGLVALCLRGDHQINEVKAGKLVELPDESVLASEEEILAATGTRPGFIGPVGLPASIPVIVDRDAAVLADFVCGGNADRTHCTGANWERDARVTRIADLRNVIEGDLSPDGKGVLHIARGIEVGHVFQLGTKYAEALGATVVDETGKPQVMTMGCYGIGVSRIVAAAIEQRHDEAGILWPEAMAPWRVAVCVINPKNSPAVSAAAESLYQALGQRGIEAVLDDRGVRAGSMFADMELIGIPHRVVVSERGLAAGTLEYRGRGDSESRSLNEDELIALLG; this is translated from the coding sequence ATGCGCCTCAGCCAATTCCACCTGGCCACCGTCAAGGAAGTCCCCGCCGACGCCGAAATCGCCAGCCACCGGCTGATGCTGCGCGCCGGCATGATCCGCAAGCTCGCCTCCGGCCTGTATACCTGGAGCCCGCTGGGCCTGCGCGTGCTGCGCAAGGTGGAAAACATCGTGCGCGAGGAAATGGACCGCGCTGGCGCGATCGAAATGCTGATGCCGTCGGTGCAGCCGCGGGAACTGTGGGAAGAAACCGGCCGCTGGGAGAAATTCGGCGGCCAGTTGCTGAAAATCAAGGATCGCAAGGGCCAGGAATTCTGCTACGGCCCGACCCACGAGGAAGTGGTTACCGACTTTGCCCGCAACGAGCTGAAAAGCTACAAGCAGCTGCCGGTCAACTTCTACCAGATCCAGACCAAGTTCCGCGACGAGATCCGCCCGCGTTTCGGCGTGATGCGCGCACGCGAATTCCTGATGAAGGATGCCTATTCGTTTCACCTGACCCAGGAATCGCTGGCCGAGACCTACGCCGCGATGTACCAGGCTTATGTGCGCATTTTCACCCGCCTGGGGTTGACCTTCCGCGCGGTGCAGGCCGATACCGGCGCCATCGGCGGCAATGCCAGCCACGAATTCCAGGTGCTGGCCGATTCCGGCGAGGATGCCATAGCGTTTTCCGACGGCTCCGATTACGCCGCGAACCTCGAAAAGGCCGAGGCGCTGGCGCCGAGTGCGGCGCGCCCTGCTCCCGCGGCCGCGTTGGTGCGGGTCGATACGCCCACCCAGAAGACCATCGAGGACGTTGCCGCCTTCCTCAAGGTCAGCCCGCAGCAATGCGTGAAGACGCTGCTGGTGCGCGGCCGCGACGGCCTGGTGGCGCTGTGCCTGCGCGGCGACCATCAGATCAATGAAGTGAAGGCCGGCAAGCTCGTCGAACTGCCGGACGAGTCGGTGCTTGCCAGCGAGGAAGAAATCCTCGCCGCCACCGGCACCCGCCCCGGCTTCATCGGCCCGGTCGGGCTGCCGGCGTCGATCCCGGTGATCGTCGACCGTGATGCCGCGGTACTTGCCGACTTCGTCTGCGGCGGCAATGCCGACCGCACGCACTGCACCGGGGCGAACTGGGAGCGCGACGCACGCGTGACCCGCATCGCCGACCTGCGCAACGTGATCGAGGGCGACCTGTCGCCCGATGGCAAGGGCGTGCTGCATATCGCCCGTGGCATCGAGGTCGGCCACGTGTTCCAGCTGGGCACGAAGTACGCCGAGGCGCTCGGCGCCACCGTGGTGGACGAAACCGGCAAGCCGCAGGTGATGACCATGGGCTGCTACGGCATCGGCGTCAGCCGCATCGTCGCCGCCGCGATCGAGCAGCGCCACGACGAAGCCGGCATCCTCTGGCCGGAGGCGATGGCGCCATGGCGGGTAGCGGTGTGCGTGATCAACCCGAAGAACTCACCCGCCGTCAGCGCAGCCGCCGAGTCGCTGTACCAGGCCCTGGGCCAGCGCGGCATCGAGGCGGTGCTGGACGATCGCGGCGTGCGCGCCGGCAGCATGTTCGCCGACATGGAGCTGATCGGCATCCCGCACCGCGTGGTGGTCAGCGAGCGCGGGCTGGCCGCGGGCACCCTGGAATATCGCGGCCGCGGGGACAGCGAAAGCCGCTCTTTGAACGAGGATGAATTGATTGCCTTGCTCGGCTGA
- a CDS encoding DUF4124 domain-containing protein translates to MHRSLIAVALLLLAPLAAAQVYKWTDASGTVHYSEAPPAQGTKFVKVTTTGTAEPLAAPAPSTTASRSESAAEPAKPAADTPENRSKLCASLKANLAALQGGGPVVMQQDGKSVALGGDERKQKTVSTQAQYDQYCRN, encoded by the coding sequence ATGCATCGTTCGCTGATTGCCGTGGCGCTGCTGTTGCTGGCCCCACTGGCCGCCGCCCAGGTCTACAAGTGGACGGATGCCAGCGGCACCGTGCACTACTCGGAAGCGCCACCGGCACAGGGCACCAAGTTCGTGAAGGTGACCACCACCGGCACGGCCGAGCCGCTGGCTGCCCCGGCCCCCAGCACCACGGCCAGCCGCAGTGAATCCGCGGCCGAACCCGCCAAGCCAGCGGCCGACACGCCGGAAAACCGCAGCAAGCTGTGTGCCTCGCTGAAAGCCAACCTCGCCGCGCTGCAGGGCGGCGGCCCGGTGGTGATGCAGCAGGATGGCAAATCCGTGGCCCTGGGCGGCGACGAGCGCAAGCAAAAGACCGTTTCGACCCAGGCGCAATACGACCAGTACTGCAGGAACTGA
- a CDS encoding CDP-alcohol phosphatidyltransferase family protein: MSEPLPARPPRHRGIYLLPNLFTTGAMFAGFYAIIASIGGRYTEAAVAVFIAALLDGMDGRVARMTGTQTEFGVQYDSLSDLVSFGLAPALVMYTWSLSALRDFGPLWGKLGWAAAFIYAACAALRLARFNTQVGVADKRYFQGLASPAAAAVCMSFVWSVDKFGLAGSDFCFVTPVIAIVVGLLMVSRFRYFSFKSLPTGDRQRVPFVWMVVAVLLLALLILDTPRVLFVGFTLYLLSGPVWTIWSLATHRRRSRRSAA, encoded by the coding sequence ATGAGTGAGCCATTGCCCGCCCGCCCACCCCGTCACCGGGGTATTTACCTGCTGCCGAACCTGTTCACCACGGGAGCGATGTTCGCGGGTTTCTACGCGATCATCGCCAGCATCGGCGGCCGTTACACCGAGGCGGCGGTGGCGGTGTTCATTGCCGCGCTGCTGGACGGCATGGACGGGCGCGTGGCGCGGATGACCGGCACCCAGACCGAGTTCGGCGTGCAATACGACTCGTTGTCCGATCTGGTCAGCTTCGGCCTGGCACCGGCGCTGGTGATGTATACGTGGTCGCTGTCGGCACTGCGCGATTTCGGCCCGCTGTGGGGCAAGCTGGGCTGGGCCGCCGCGTTCATCTACGCCGCCTGCGCCGCGTTGCGGCTGGCACGCTTCAATACCCAGGTCGGCGTGGCCGACAAGCGCTATTTCCAGGGGCTGGCCAGCCCGGCGGCGGCGGCGGTGTGCATGTCGTTCGTGTGGAGCGTGGACAAGTTCGGCCTGGCCGGCAGCGATTTCTGTTTCGTCACGCCGGTGATCGCGATCGTGGTCGGCCTGCTGATGGTCAGCCGCTTCCGCTATTTCAGTTTCAAATCGTTGCCGACGGGCGATCGCCAGCGCGTGCCGTTCGTGTGGATGGTGGTCGCGGTGCTGCTGCTGGCCTTGCTGATCCTGGATACGCCGCGCGTGCTGTTCGTCGGCTTCACGCTCTATCTGTTGTCCGGCCCGGTGTGGACGATCTGGAGCCTGGCCACGCACCGGCGCCGGTCGCGGCGCAGCGCGGCATGA